Genomic segment of Veillonella parvula DSM 2008:
CGAGAGGCTTTACAAAGTGAATTAGAGTCTGCACTAGAAGATTGGGCTACACAAGTATTGATAAGCCATTGTATGGATAAGGCTCAACAATCGTATGAACAAGAAAAACAACCTCATATGTTAGAGCTTGCCTCCTCTTATGTTGAAAAACTAACTGGTGAGAGGTATACGCTTGATATTCTAGGCATTAATAAAGGGGTAGCACTTATCAACAATAATGGGGAACGACTAGAACTTAAATTTTGGTCTAGTGGCTTAGCTGATCAAGTGTACTTGTCATTACGACTCGCCCTAGCTAAGGTATTCTCTTATCAAGTGGAGTCCTTACCGATTATCTTGGACGATATTCTTGTGCGCTTTGACGAAAATCGTCAGCGTAGTGCTTTAGAATTATTGGCTGAGCTTGGGAAAAATCAACAGATTTGGCTTTTTACTTGTCAACGCTCCGTATATGATATGGCTCAATCTATTATGGGCATCGATTGCCATAGATTGAGTCGTAGCTAAATGAATTTCAGACTTGAATTAAAGACTCAGTCAAATTAAAGTGGTAATGAAATAATAATCCCTGTGGAGGCATATGCTTTCACAGGGATTATTAGGGATTATTAAAGAATAAATAATGTAAGTGATTGTAACTAAAGTAACTGTTTTGGTTACCATAGTGTGTTAGTATACATTTAGAATGAAAGGGGTTGAGTACTTGAACACAGCTTATTTGGACATGATCCAGGGGAAGAACCCAGGTGTAACGCCTGTGTGGTATATGCGTCAAGCTGGCCGTAGCCAAGCGGAATATCGCAAAATCAAAGAAAAATATACATTATTTGAAATTACAAAAGAGCCTGAGCTATGTGCTCGCGTTACGGAATTACCTGTTAAGGAATATGGCGTCGATGCGGCGATTCTCTACAAAGATATTATGAGCCCCATGGTGGCTATGAATGTAAATGTAGAGCTCAAGGCTGGTGTGGGGCCTGTATTTAGCACGCCTATCCGCTCTATGGCTGATGTGGATAAATTAGAAACCTTTGATCCTACAAAGGTAGATTATATTGCGAAAACGATTACATTATTAACTTCTGGTATGCTCGACGTGCCGCTCATTGGTTTCTGCGGGGCACCGTTTACTATTGCGTCCTACCTTATCGAAGGGGGCCCAACAAAGAATTACAATAAGACTCGCGGTATGCTCATCGGTGCTCCAGATATGTGGAATGCATTGATGACAAAACTGGCGGACATGTCCATTGCGTACTTGTCCATGCAAGCCGAAGCGGGTGCTAATGCACTTCAAATCTTTGACTCTTGGGTAGGTGCTGTTAATGCAGACCAGTATAAACAAGGAATTTACCCTCATATGGAACGAATCATAAAGACTGTGAAAGCTAAATATCCTCATTTGCCAATGGCCATGAATGGTGTTGGTACGGATCATTTGGTGTCTATTTGGTCTCACTTGCCTTTAGATGTCATTGCCCTTGATTGGCGTAGTTCCATCGTTATGGCAAACGAGCGCGGCGTAACACAAACGGTACAAGGTAACTTAGATCCGGCGTATTTGTTCGGAGACGAAAAAACATTGGCCCGCGAAGTGGATCGCATCTTGCTCGACGGCGTTCGCTATGGGCGCCATATCTTTAATTTAGGTCATGGCGTATTCCCAGAGGCAGATCCTCAAAAACTCCATTGGCTAACGGACTATGTGCATGAACGTAGTCGTAAGATTTGGACTCAAGAGAGGTAAATTAGTGAAAGTAGAAAAAAAAGGATTATTATTCCTGTCTTATGGTAGCCCTTTAAGTAAGGATGATTTAGTACCCTATATGACGAGCATTCGTCGTGGCCGTGTACCAACGGAAGCAGAGATTACAAATCTCACTAAGCGTTATGATACAATCGGTCAATGGGAAAATATTGAGCTTCAAACTATGGCAGAGTGCCAATATAAAGCATTGCTTACTCTGTTGCCAACTATGCCTTCGGCTATTGGTTTTTTACACATGAAACCATCCATTGCAGATGCGGTTGACTGCTTAGTCCAGCAAGGAGTGGAGCATATTATCGCTATTGTAACAGCTCCATTCTTCACCGCTCTCGGTACTGGAGCTTATGAAAAACAAGTGCAAGCAGCCATTTCAAACCATGATAATGTGACATTTGACTTTATCCGTTCATGGTGGGATCAACCAACTTTTAAGGAATACTGGGTAAAAGCACTTTCAAAGTGTGTGCATAATGCTAAAGATGTATTCGTTATTTTTAGTGCGCACAGTATACCTCTTATCAATAATCATGATGGCGATTCGTATGCGTTGGCTTTAGAGGAAAGCGCTAAAGAGATTGCTGAATATTGTAAATTACCGAACTGGACTGTGGCATGGCAAAGTGCGGCTCCTCATGGCCAATGGTTGGAACCTACCGTAGAGGATGCAATCAATGAAGCTTTACAAACTGGTGCTACTCGCATTGCTTTTGTACCATTTGGATTTGTAAGCAATCACGTTGAGGTACTGTACGATAATGATGTGGAGTGTAAAGAACTCGTTGAAGCAAAGGGCGCAACATATATGCGTGCACCCATGCCAAATTGTAATGAAACATTTTTACAAGCAATGGCGAGTGCAATAATAGAAAGGATTCATTCGTGAATGTAACAATTGTGGGCGGTGGCTTAACAGGGCTAACAGCGGCTTATTATTTAGGCCATGCAAAGCCGGAATGGACCATTACTCTTTTCGAACAAGCACCACGATTTGGTGGGAAAATACAAACGCAACGTGTGGATGACTTCGTAGTGGAACTCGGTCCTGACTCCTATTTGGGGCGTAAAACAGAAATGACAGATCTCGTGCATGATCTTGGACTAGGTGATACCCTTGTGTCTAATGAAACAGGTCAAGCCTTTGTATA
This window contains:
- the hemH gene encoding ferrochelatase → MKVEKKGLLFLSYGSPLSKDDLVPYMTSIRRGRVPTEAEITNLTKRYDTIGQWENIELQTMAECQYKALLTLLPTMPSAIGFLHMKPSIADAVDCLVQQGVEHIIAIVTAPFFTALGTGAYEKQVQAAISNHDNVTFDFIRSWWDQPTFKEYWVKALSKCVHNAKDVFVIFSAHSIPLINNHDGDSYALALEESAKEIAEYCKLPNWTVAWQSAAPHGQWLEPTVEDAINEALQTGATRIAFVPFGFVSNHVEVLYDNDVECKELVEAKGATYMRAPMPNCNETFLQAMASAIIERIHS
- the hemE gene encoding uroporphyrinogen decarboxylase encodes the protein MNTAYLDMIQGKNPGVTPVWYMRQAGRSQAEYRKIKEKYTLFEITKEPELCARVTELPVKEYGVDAAILYKDIMSPMVAMNVNVELKAGVGPVFSTPIRSMADVDKLETFDPTKVDYIAKTITLLTSGMLDVPLIGFCGAPFTIASYLIEGGPTKNYNKTRGMLIGAPDMWNALMTKLADMSIAYLSMQAEAGANALQIFDSWVGAVNADQYKQGIYPHMERIIKTVKAKYPHLPMAMNGVGTDHLVSIWSHLPLDVIALDWRSSIVMANERGVTQTVQGNLDPAYLFGDEKTLAREVDRILLDGVRYGRHIFNLGHGVFPEADPQKLHWLTDYVHERSRKIWTQER